In Actinoplanes octamycinicus, the genomic window CGATACACAGGATCAACGGCTTGAAGGCAAGGGCTTGACACATCGACGTAACAGCAGCACTGTAACCGGTCACAGGCATTGACCCGGGCCCCCGGCCGGCATGCCCATCAAGGAGGATCAATGAAGAAGACCCTTGCGCCGCTCCTGGCAACTCTGACCGCCGCCGCCCTGCTCACCACCTCAGCGTGCAGCAACTCCGACGACAGCAAGTCCGATTCGAGCAGCACGGCCGGCGCCGGGAAGGTCGCGCTGACCTACTGGAGCTGGGCGCCGAACATGGACAAGGTGGTCGAGGGCTGGAACTCGACGCACCCGGACATCCAGGTCACCGTCAACAAGCAGGACGGCGGCGACCCGGCGGTCACCAAGCTGCTGACCGCGATCAAGGCCGGCAGCGGCGCGCCGGACGTGATGCAGGCCGAGTACCAGAAGATCCCCACCCTGGTCTCCGCCGACGCCCTGGCCGACATCGCCAAGGAGGCCGGCTCGCTCAAGGACAAGTTCCCGGCCGCCGCCTGGAACAGCGTGACCCTGGGCTCCGAGGCGGTCTACGGCGTGCCGCAGGACGCCGGCCCGCTGATGTTCTTCTACCGCTCCGACGTCTTCGAGAAGAACGGCCTGCAGGCGCCCAAGACCTGGGACGACTACGCCGCCGCGGCCGAGAAGATCCACAAGGCGAACCCGAAGCAGTACCTGGGTACCTTCTCGGCGACCGACGCGGGCCTGTTCACCGGTCTCGCCCAGCAGGCCGGCGCGTCCTGGTGGGGCGTGAACGGCGACTCCTGGACCGTGAACATCAACGACGCGGCGACCCAGAAGGTGGCCGCGTACTGGGGTGGCCTGGTGGAGAAGGGGACCATCGACAACAAGCCGATGTACACCCCGGAGTGGAACGCCGCGCTCAACGACGGCACCCAGGTCGGCTGGGTCTCCGCGGTCTGGGCGCCGGGCGTGCTGGAGGGCAGCGCCAAGGACACCAAGGGCAAGTGGAAGGCCGCCCCGATGCCGCAGTGGGACGCGGCCAGCCCGGCGACCGGCAACTGGGGCGGCTCGGCGACCAGCGTCACCAGCCAGAGCAAGCACCCGAAGGAGGCCGCCGAGTTCATCGCCTGGCTGAACAGCGACCCGGCGGCGCTCAAGCTGCTGGCCGGCACGGCCAACGTCTACCCGGCCGCCACCGACGCGGCCGGCGTGCTGACCACGCCGCCGGCGTTCTTCGCCGGCCAGGCCGACTTCTACACGATCGCGGCCGAGGCCGGGAGGCAGGCCAAGCCGTTCACCTACGGCCCGAACGTCAACGTCGCGTACAGCGCGTTCAACGACGCGTTCGGCAAGGCCGCCGAGTCGAAGAAGGCCGCCGCGTTCACCGAGTCGCTGGTGACCATGCAGAAGGCGACCGTCGACGACATGAAGAACAACGGGTTCACCGTCGCCGGATGACGTGCTCCGGGCGGGACGTCCCGCGTCCCGCCCGGGCCCTGGAAGGAAGGTACCGGCGATGACACTGACCGCCACCCGACCCAGCACCACCGCACCGCCGGTGTCCCGGAAGCCCGCGTCGTCCCGGCGCGCCCGCGTCCCGTACGCCTTCCTCGCCCCCGGCCTCGTGCTGTTCACGCTCTTCCTGGCCGCCCCGATCGTCTACGCCGGCTATCTGAGCCTGCGCAAGGTGAAGGTCAGCGGCCTCGGCCTGGGCTCCAAGTCGCGCACCGAGGTGTGGGCCGGGCTGAGCAACTACGCCCGGTCGATGACCGACCCGGACTGGCTGCCCAGCGTCTACCGGATCCTCGGTTACGGCCTCGTCGTGGTCCCGGTCATGCTCGGCCTCGCGCTGCTGATGGCCCTGCTGCTGGACGCCGGCCGGACCCGGCCCGCGATCAGCGGCTTCGCCCGGCTCTCGATCTTCTTGCCGTACGCGGTGCCGGCCGTGGTCGCCTCGCTCCTCTGGGGTTTCCTCTACCTGCCCAAGGTCAGTCCGTTCGGCTACGCCCTGGACCGGTTCGGGATCTCCGCGCCCGAGCTGCTCTCCTCGTCCTGGGTGCTCTACGCGGTGGCCAACGTGGCGATCTGGGGCGGCACCGGCTTCAACATGATCGTCATCTACACCGCGCTGAAGGCCGTCCCGACCAGCCTGTACGAGTCGGCCCGGATCGACGGCGCCTCGGAGCTGTCGATCGCCTGGCGGATCAAGATCCCGATCGTGATGCCGTCGCTGATCATGACGTTCGTCTTCTCGATGATCGCGACGCTGCAGGTGTTCGCCGAGCCGATGACGCTCAAGCCGCTGAGCAACACGATCTCGTTCACCTGGACCCCGCTGATGAAGGTCTACCGGGACGCCTTCGTCCGCAACGACGTCTACTCCGCGGCCGCCACCTCGGTGGTCATCGCGGTCGCCACGTTCATCCTGTCCTTCGGCTTCCTGAAGCTCGTCGGGCGTCGCGCGTTCCACCAGGAAGAGTCATGAGGAACTCCAAGCTGGCCACCACGCTGTTGCTGCTGGGTGCGGCGTACTGCCTGCTCCCGGTGGTCTGGGTGCTGATCGCCGCCAGCAAGAGCTCGTCCGAGCTGTTCTCCACGTTCACGCTCGCCCCGAGCACCCACCTGGCCGGCAACCTGGCCGACCTGAGCGGCTACCGGGACGGGCTGTACTGGCGCTGGATGGCCAACACCGCCCTGTACGCCGGGCTGGGCGCCGCCGTCTCCACCTTCATCTCGGCGATGAGCGGGTACGCGCTGGCCAAGTTCGACTTCCCGGGCAAGGGCTTCGTGTTCAACGTGATCCTGGCCGGCGTCCTGGTGCCCGGGGTCATCCTGGCCATCCCGCAGTACCTGCTGCTGGCCCGGATCGGGCTGACGAACACCTACTGGGCGGTGCTGCTGCCCAGCTTCATCAGCCCCTACGGCATCTACCTGGCCCGGATCTTCGCGGCCGCCGCGGTGCCCGGCGAGATCCTGGAGGCCTCCCGGATCGACGGGGCGAGCGACTGGCGCACCTTCCTGCGGGTGGTGATGCCGATGATGAGAACCGGTCTGGTCACCGTCTTCCTGTTCCAGTTCGTGGCGATCTGGAACAACTACATGCTGCCGTTCATCATGCTCGGCAACGACAAGCTCTACCCGCTCACGGTGGGCCTGAGCAGCCTGCTCAACCAGGGCGCCAGCCAGCCCTCGATGTACACCACGGTGGTGACCGGCGCGCTCGTCTCGCTCGTCCCGCTGATCGCGCTCTTCTTCACGCTCCAGCGGTACTGGCAGGTCGACCTGGCCGCCGGTGGCGTCAAAGCCTGATCGAGGACGGTCACGACTATGATCCCGAACGTGTCGCGCAAACGACCGACGATCCGTGATGTGGCCCGCGAGGCCGGCGTCTCGTACGCCACCGTCTCGCGGGTGCTGAACGGGCGCGACTGGGTGAGCCCGGAGGCCGTGCGCGCGGTCCAGGACGCCATCGCCCGGACCGGTTACACCACCAACCAGCACGCCCGGTCCCTGGCGACCGGCCGGTCGGGGTCGATCGCGTTCCTGCTCACCGAGCCGCAGCACCTGCTCTTCGAGGACCCGAACTTCTCGGTGCTGCTGCGCGGCGTGGCCCAGGCGCTCTCCGACCGGGAGCTGACCCTGATCCTGATGATCGCGTCCACCCCCGAGGAACGCACCCGGACCATCGCGTTCCTCAACGGCGGGCACGTCGACGGCGTCCTGCTGGTCTCCCCCCACTCCGGCGACCCGCTGCTCAAGCAGCTGGTGCAGGCCCAGGTGCCGATCGTGGCCTGCGGCCGGGTGCTCGGGCTGGAAGAGATGATCAGCTCGGTGTCGGCCGACGACCGGGCCGGGGCACGCACCGCGACCGAGCACCTGATCGCGGCCGGCTGCCGGCGGATCGCCACCATCACCGGGCCGCTGGACACCTCCGGCGGCGTCGACCGGCTGGCCGGGTACACCGACGCGCTGATGGCCCACGGCCTGCCGGTCGACCAGGACCTGATCGTGCACGGCGACTGGACCCGGGAGAGCGGGGCGGCCGGCATCCGGGCGCTGCTCGACCGGGCGCCGGACGTGGACGCGGTGTTCGCCGCGTCCGACGCGATGGCCGCGGCCACCCTGCCGGTGCTCCGGGACGCCGGGCGCGGCGTGCCGGGCGACGTGCGGGTGCTCGGGTTCGACGACTCCGGGCTGGCGGCCACCACCGAGCCACCGCTGAGCACGGTGCGCCAGCCGCTGGAACGCATCAGCGAGGAGATGGTCCGGCTCCTCGTGGACGTGATCAACGGGCGTACCCCGCTCTCCATCACCGTGCCCACCGGCCTGGTCCTGCGCAGCTCCTCCCCCGCCTGATCCCCGCTTTCAGATAGGCCCTGCCGGGCCCCCCATGGGGGCCGATCTTGGTTCCCCCCTTAGACCGAGATCGGCCCTCGCCATGGATTCTCGTCCCTTTTGTCCACAAAGGAGCGCCATGAAGATCCCCGCAGTGCTCGCCGCCGCTCTCCTGCTCGTCCCGGCGGCGCCCGCCCAGGCGCACCCGCGCCCGTCCCTGTCCATGCTGGGCGCGGACGTCTCCACCCTCCCCCGCGCGCTCGACCTCGGCGCCCGGTTCTCCGACGCCCGCGGCCACCGCGCCAACCCCTACGAGATCCTCAAGAAGGCCGGAGTCAACTACGTCCGGCTACGCGTCTGGAACAACCCGACCAGCGGCTACAACAACAAGGCCGAGGTCGTCGCGCAGGCCCGCGAGGCGAAGCGGCACGGCCTCAAGGTGCTGATCGACTTCCACTACTCGGACACCTGGGCCGACCCGGGCAAGCAGTTCATCCCGAAGTCGTGGGCCGGGCACGACCTGGCCCAGCTGCGGCAGGACGTCTACGACTACACCTACGACGTGTGCTCGGCGATCCGGCCGGACAGCGTGCAGATCGGCAACGAGATCAACACCGGCATGCTGTGGCCGGTCGGGCAGGTCACGAACAGCGACTTCAGTCCGCTGGCCACGCTGCTCAAGGCCGGGTACGACGCGACCAAGGCGTGCTCGCCGCGCACCCAGGTCATGATCCACACCGCGAACGCCGGGAGCCTCGGCGCGGCGCGGTGGTTCTACGACGGGATCGCGGCGCAGGGCGTGCGGTGGGACATCACCGCGCTCAGCTACTACTGCATGTGGCACGGCGACCTGGCCAACCTGAGGACCGTCCTCACCGACGTCCAGCAGCGCTACGGCAAGCCGGCGGTGATCGCCGAGACCGCGTATCCGTACACCACGGAGAACTACGACCACCTGGAGAACATCATCACGTCGGCGGCGCCGTGCGACGGGATCGCCGCCACGCCGCAGGGGCAGGCCACCGAGTTCGCGCAGGTACAGGACGCCGCCCGGGAGGCCGGGGCGCTCGGCGTCTTCTACTGGGAGCCGGCCTGGACCGCGGTCGACGGGAACGGGTGGGACACCGAGGACATCGAGAACTCGGGCAACGCCTGGGAGAACATGGCGACCTTCGACGACGGCGGGCGGATCAACCCGTACGTCACGTGGCGCCGTTGATCCTGACCCTGATCTTGATCGCTTGACGATCGAGCCGGCGTCGCCACCGGCGCCGGAATCTCCTCCCCCCGACAGGAGAACCATGCGAACATCCCTGCGCGCCGTCGTCGGCGCCGCGCTCGCCGCGGTCACGATGGTGGCCCTCACCCCCGCGCCCGCCTCCGCCGCCTCCCTCACCATGCTCGGCGCCGACGTGTCGTCGCTGCAGCGCACGCTCGACCTGGGCGGCAAGTACTACACGGCGGCCGGCGCCCAGGCCGACCCCTACGACATCCTCAAGGGAGCCGGCGCCAACTACATGCGGCTGCGGGTCTGGAACAACCCGGCCAGCGGCTACAACAACAAGGCGAAGGTGCTGCAGCAGGCCAAGGCGATCAAGGCCAAGGGGCTCAAGCTGCTGGTCGACTTCCACTACTCGGACACCTGGGCGGACCCCGGGAAGCAGTACCCGCCGGCCGCCTGGAGCTCGCACACCCTCGCGCAGTTGCAGACCGACGTCTACAACTACACCTACGACGTGTGCACCGCGCTCAAGTCGCAGGGCACCACCCCGGACAGCGTGCAGATCGGCAACGAGATCAACGTCGGCATGCTGTGGCCGGTCGGCAAGGTGACGAACAGCAACTTCGCACCGCTGGCCAGCCTCCTCAAGTCCGGATATAACGCGACAAAAGCGTGTAACAGCGGCACGCAGGTGATGATCCACACGGCGGACGCGGACAGTGACGCCAACGCCCGCTGGTTCTACGACGGCATCAAGGCGCAGGGTGTCACCTGGGACATCACCGCGCTGTCCTACTACTGCATGTGGCACGGCACGCTGGCGAACCTCTACAACGTGATCGCGGACGTGAAGTCCCGGTACGGCAAGCCGGTCGTGGTGGTGGAGACGGCGTACATGTACACCACCGCCAACGCCGACGGCCAGACGAACTCCATCCCCGGCACCACCACCTGCGACGGCCAGCCCGCCACCAAGGCCGGCCAGGGCACCGAGTTCACCTGGATCCAGAACACCGCGCGCAACGCCGGCGCGATCGGCGTCTTCTACTGGGAGCCGACCTGGTACGCCATCACCGGCAACGGCTGGGACCCGGCCAACATCAACGGCACCGGCGACGGCTGGGACAACATGGCCACCTTCGACGCCACCGGCAAGTTCAACAGCTACGTCAAGTGGACCGCCTGAGCACCCATCCCCGATGAGGTCCGGCCCGGCGTCCCCCCACGCCGGGCCGGACCGGTTCCCCAGCGGGACCGAGGCAGGTCCTTCACTGCCGACCCCTTTTCGGTACGACCGGAAGGCCCTGGCCATCGTCGCGGCGTCAGCCCCTGCCCGCCTCACCCAAGCCCTCTTCCACCACTGTCCGTGCGAGTCGCAGCTCTCGCGGTCCCCGGCCTCGTGGTTCCCGCCTGACGGTTTGTGCCCCTCTCGCGGTTCCCTGCTCTGACAGTCCCCGCCCTGACGGTCCCCGTCCTCGCGGTCCCCGCCTGAGGGTCCGTGCCCCTCTCGCGGTTCCCTGGCCTGATGGTTCCCGCCCTTCCCCGGCCCCCGCCCTCGCGGTCCCCGCCTGACGGTCCGGGCCCCTCCCGCCGCTTCCTGCCCTGATGGTCCCCGCCCTCCCAGGGGGAGCCGCCCGAAGACAGTGTGGCGCGGAAGCGAGATCCGGCGGGGATGAGCTGTGGACGACGCGCTGATGTGGACAACGCGCTCGACCGGGCGGGTGCGGGCCGCCGCCTGTGCGTGTGGCTCAGCCGAGGCGGCCTCGCGCCCGCCAGGTGGCTATCGGGTGGCGGACGGGAAGGGACGAGCAGACGCGGACGCGGCAGTCGAGGGCAACGGGCCTGCGGCCTTGGCAGCGGGACCCGGGACTGCGGACTTGGCAGCGGGACCCGGGGCCACAGAGGTGGCAGCGGGGCCCGGGGCCGCTGAGGTGACGGCGGGACCTGGGGCTACTGAGGTGGCGGCGGGACCCGGGGCCGCGGACAGGTCGGGTGCGACGGTCGTCGGGGCGGGGCCCGGCTCCGGGACGTCCGAGTCGGACGTCGGGGTCGGGAACGGGGACGGGGAGCGGAACGGGTTCGCTCGCGGGCAGTGTGGGTAGCCGCGCTGCCAGCTGGTCCACGACTCGCCGGTGTCCGGGTCGGTGCAGGACTGGCCGCCGAGCTGGAGCGGGGTGCCGTTCTGGTCGTAGAGCTGGGCGTCCTCGACCAAGTGGCCCTGCGAGTCGTAGACGAAGACGTCCCGGATGTTGTCGTACTGGCTGTTGCCGCTGTAGGCCGGGTCGAAGGACGGGGTGAACCGGGTGCTGCTGTCCGCGCCGACGAAACCGGCCAGCGAGATCAGGATCAGCAGAGCGGTTCCCGACCACAGCGCGTACCGGGGCCACGGCTTGTCGGGCAGCTCCCGGCGGCCGAGCCAGATCGAGGCGACCACGCAGGCGGCGAGCAGCAACAGGGCCATCACGTCGCTGCCGCCGATCCGGGGCAGCAGGCCGACCGGGGTGGGGCCGCTGTCGAGCAGGTGGGCGAGCACCATCGCGACCAGGTAGCCGCGGAGGACCCACCAGGCGGGGCGGAGCAGGGTCAGGAAGTGGCTGGCTCGCTCGTACCCCAAGATCGGGCCGACCTTGGCATCCGCGGTCCGCAGCAGCGGCAGGAACCGGTCGCGCAGCTCCTCGGGGGTGACCCAGGGCGACTGCGGCTTGTCCGCGCCGGGCAGGCCGGCGGCGGCGAGCAGCTCGGCGGCGTAGGCGGACGGGGGGCCCAGCCGCGCGGTCAGCGTGCCGGCGCCCTCGGCGAGGACCTCGGCCAGATGCTCCGGGAGGTCGTCGAGCAGCTCCTCGCGGGTGGCCTCGGGCAGGCCGCCGAGCGCCAGGCGCACCTCGGCCACGTACCCGGTGATCTCGTCCTCTGCGATGTCCTTCACGCGGTCCCCCGCTCGCGAGTCAAATCGTCCATGATCGATGCGAATGCGCGCCAGCCCTTGCCGTTGCGGTCGAGCTCCGCCCGGCCGGCGGCGTTGAGCGCGTAGTACTTGCGGTGCGGCCCCTCGTCGCTGGGGACCACGTAGGTGTTCAGGAAGCCGTTGGCATAGAGCCGGCGCAGCGTGCCGTACACCGAGGCGTCGCCGACCTCCTGCAGACCGGCGGCGCGCAGCCGGCGCACGATGTCGTAGCCGTAGCCGTCCTCGTCACGCAGGACGGCGAGCACGGCCAGATCCAGCACGCCCTTGAGGAGCTGGGTCGTATCCACGCACCGCACAGTACTGTGCACTGCGAAGTACCGTCAACGCCGCCATACCGACGCGGCCGTTTTCCGGAGGCGGCAGGCGCCTAACGGTCGTCGGCTGGCCTCCATGGGTGCCTCAAGGCTGTCGACACACCCATGGAAGCCAGCCGACGACCGCGCCCCGCGCAAGCGGCCGGGCGCAGGGCCGAGAACGACGGACAGGCGGCGTGGCAAGAGGAACGGCGGCGCGGGAAGAGGACCGCCGTCGCGGGAGAAGGAACGGCGGCGCGGGAAGGGGAAACAGGCGGCACGGGAGAAGGAACGGCGGCGCGGGAAGGGGAACGGGCGGCACGGAAAGGGAACGGGCGGCGCGGAAAGGGAACGGGCGGCGCGGAAAGGGAACGGGCGGCGCGGAAAGGGAACGGGCGGCACGGAAAGGGAACGGGCGGCACGGAAAGGGAACGGCGGCGCGGAAAGGGAACGGGCGGCGCGGAAAGGGAACGGGCGGCGCGGAAAGGGAACGGGCGGCGCGGAAAGGGAACGGGCGGCACGGAAAGGGAACGGGCGGCACGGAAAGGGAACGGCGGCGCGGAAAGGGAACGGGCGGCGCCGCGAGTGCGGCGCCGCCCGGGATGATTCGGCGAAGGGTCAGACGGAGGCGGGCTGGGTGTCGGCGCGGCGAGCGGCGGCGGCCTTGCGCTCCAGAGCGGCCCCCTCCACGTCCAGCTCCGGGAGCCAGCGCAGCCAACGCGGCAGCCACCAGGCGGAGCGGCCCAGCAGGGCCATCGCCGCCGGGACGGCGATCATGCGGACCACGAAGGCGTCGAAGGCGATGCCGACGGCCAGGGCGAAGGCGATCGGCTTGACCGTGTCGTTGCCCTCCGGGACGAACGCGGCGAAGACCGCGAACATGATGGTCGCGGCGGCGACCACGACCGGGGCGGCCTGGCGGAAACCGGTGACGATGGCGTCCCGCGGGGCGGCGCCGTGGGCGTGCGCCTCGTGCATCCGGGAGACCAGGAAGACCTGGTAGTCCATGGCCAGGCCGAACAGGATGCCGACGATGATGATCGGCGCGAGGCTGATGATCGGGCCGGTCGAGCCGGCGTTGACCAGGTCGGCCAGCCAGCCCCACTGGAAGACCGCGACCGTGGCGCCGAACGCCGCGCCGATCGTGAGCAGGAAGCCGAGCACCCCGACGACCGGCACCAGCAGTGAGCGGAAGACCAGCACCAGCAGCACGAACGCCAGGCCGACGACGAGCGCCAGGTAGACCGGCAGGGCGTCGTTGAGTTTCTGGGAGACGTCGATGCTGATCGCGGTCTGGCCGGTGACGTACACGGTGGCGCCGTCACCGTCGGCGACCGTGTCCCGGATCGAGTGCACCAGGTCGACGGTCTTCTGGTCCTCCGCGCCGGAGGCCGGGATCACCGTGATCAGCGCGGCGGTCTGCTTCTGGTCCGGCCGGGGCGGCTGGGCCAGGGCGACGTCCGGCAGCGCGGCGATCTGCTTCTGCACGGTGGCCGCGTACGACACCGCGTCGGGGCCGTCGACCAGGATCAGCAGCGGGGCGGAGACGCCCGGCCCGAACCGCTGGTCGATGATCGCGTCGGCCTTGGCCTGGGTGCTGCCCTCCGGCGAGCGCTGCGCCAGGGTGGTCTGCATCTTGACGAACGGCAGCGCGATCACGGCGAGCGCGAGCACCGCCAGGACCAGGGAGATCACCCGCTGGTGGGTGACCATGTGCGCCCAGCCGCGGATGAAGCCGCGCCCCTCGGCGACGGTCTCCCCGGTCGGCGCCGCGTCCCGGAGCTTGCGGGGCAGCGCCTTGCGGCCGATGAACCCGAGGATCGCCGGGACCAGGGTGATCGCGACGAGCACGGCGACCACGATGGTGGCCGAGGCGGCCAGGCCCATCTCGGTGAGGAACGGGATGCCGACCACGGAGAGGCCGGCCAGGGCGATCACCACGGTCAGGCCGGCGGTCACCACGGCCGAGCCGGCGGTGCCCACCGCGTACGCCGCGGCGGACTCGACGTCCTTGCCGGCGCGCAGCTCGTGCCGGAACCGGGTGACGATGAACAGCGCGTAGTCGATGCCGACCGCCAGGCCGAGCATCACC contains:
- a CDS encoding carbohydrate ABC transporter permease, whose amino-acid sequence is MRNSKLATTLLLLGAAYCLLPVVWVLIAASKSSSELFSTFTLAPSTHLAGNLADLSGYRDGLYWRWMANTALYAGLGAAVSTFISAMSGYALAKFDFPGKGFVFNVILAGVLVPGVILAIPQYLLLARIGLTNTYWAVLLPSFISPYGIYLARIFAAAAVPGEILEASRIDGASDWRTFLRVVMPMMRTGLVTVFLFQFVAIWNNYMLPFIMLGNDKLYPLTVGLSSLLNQGASQPSMYTTVVTGALVSLVPLIALFFTLQRYWQVDLAAGGVKA
- a CDS encoding PadR family transcriptional regulator; this translates as MDTTQLLKGVLDLAVLAVLRDEDGYGYDIVRRLRAAGLQEVGDASVYGTLRRLYANGFLNTYVVPSDEGPHRKYYALNAAGRAELDRNGKGWRAFASIMDDLTRERGTA
- a CDS encoding ABC transporter substrate-binding protein; its protein translation is MKKTLAPLLATLTAAALLTTSACSNSDDSKSDSSSTAGAGKVALTYWSWAPNMDKVVEGWNSTHPDIQVTVNKQDGGDPAVTKLLTAIKAGSGAPDVMQAEYQKIPTLVSADALADIAKEAGSLKDKFPAAAWNSVTLGSEAVYGVPQDAGPLMFFYRSDVFEKNGLQAPKTWDDYAAAAEKIHKANPKQYLGTFSATDAGLFTGLAQQAGASWWGVNGDSWTVNINDAATQKVAAYWGGLVEKGTIDNKPMYTPEWNAALNDGTQVGWVSAVWAPGVLEGSAKDTKGKWKAAPMPQWDAASPATGNWGGSATSVTSQSKHPKEAAEFIAWLNSDPAALKLLAGTANVYPAATDAAGVLTTPPAFFAGQADFYTIAAEAGRQAKPFTYGPNVNVAYSAFNDAFGKAAESKKAAAFTESLVTMQKATVDDMKNNGFTVAG
- a CDS encoding LacI family DNA-binding transcriptional regulator, with translation MSRKRPTIRDVAREAGVSYATVSRVLNGRDWVSPEAVRAVQDAIARTGYTTNQHARSLATGRSGSIAFLLTEPQHLLFEDPNFSVLLRGVAQALSDRELTLILMIASTPEERTRTIAFLNGGHVDGVLLVSPHSGDPLLKQLVQAQVPIVACGRVLGLEEMISSVSADDRAGARTATEHLIAAGCRRIATITGPLDTSGGVDRLAGYTDALMAHGLPVDQDLIVHGDWTRESGAAGIRALLDRAPDVDAVFAASDAMAAATLPVLRDAGRGVPGDVRVLGFDDSGLAATTEPPLSTVRQPLERISEEMVRLLVDVINGRTPLSITVPTGLVLRSSSPA
- a CDS encoding glycoside hydrolase family 53 protein; its protein translation is MRTSLRAVVGAALAAVTMVALTPAPASAASLTMLGADVSSLQRTLDLGGKYYTAAGAQADPYDILKGAGANYMRLRVWNNPASGYNNKAKVLQQAKAIKAKGLKLLVDFHYSDTWADPGKQYPPAAWSSHTLAQLQTDVYNYTYDVCTALKSQGTTPDSVQIGNEINVGMLWPVGKVTNSNFAPLASLLKSGYNATKACNSGTQVMIHTADADSDANARWFYDGIKAQGVTWDITALSYYCMWHGTLANLYNVIADVKSRYGKPVVVVETAYMYTTANADGQTNSIPGTTTCDGQPATKAGQGTEFTWIQNTARNAGAIGVFYWEPTWYAITGNGWDPANINGTGDGWDNMATFDATGKFNSYVKWTA
- a CDS encoding glycoside hydrolase family 53 protein — protein: MKIPAVLAAALLLVPAAPAQAHPRPSLSMLGADVSTLPRALDLGARFSDARGHRANPYEILKKAGVNYVRLRVWNNPTSGYNNKAEVVAQAREAKRHGLKVLIDFHYSDTWADPGKQFIPKSWAGHDLAQLRQDVYDYTYDVCSAIRPDSVQIGNEINTGMLWPVGQVTNSDFSPLATLLKAGYDATKACSPRTQVMIHTANAGSLGAARWFYDGIAAQGVRWDITALSYYCMWHGDLANLRTVLTDVQQRYGKPAVIAETAYPYTTENYDHLENIITSAAPCDGIAATPQGQATEFAQVQDAAREAGALGVFYWEPAWTAVDGNGWDTEDIENSGNAWENMATFDDGGRINPYVTWRR
- a CDS encoding HAAS signaling domain-containing protein, with protein sequence MKDIAEDEITGYVAEVRLALGGLPEATREELLDDLPEHLAEVLAEGAGTLTARLGPPSAYAAELLAAAGLPGADKPQSPWVTPEELRDRFLPLLRTADAKVGPILGYERASHFLTLLRPAWWVLRGYLVAMVLAHLLDSGPTPVGLLPRIGGSDVMALLLLAACVVASIWLGRRELPDKPWPRYALWSGTALLILISLAGFVGADSSTRFTPSFDPAYSGNSQYDNIRDVFVYDSQGHLVEDAQLYDQNGTPLQLGGQSCTDPDTGESWTSWQRGYPHCPRANPFRSPSPFPTPTSDSDVPEPGPAPTTVAPDLSAAPGPAATSVAPGPAVTSAAPGPAATSVAPGPAAKSAVPGPAAKAAGPLPSTAASASARPFPSATR
- a CDS encoding MMPL family transporter: MATLLHRLGLGAVRHRIIVTVAWLLALLAVAFGAVKLSGETVNTFRIPGQESTTALDLMKQRFGDASAGANVQVVFQAPAGQKITDPAVAGQVAQAVAGFGKLPGVVVVSDPFDKQAPAVSRDLSTALSTVTYGVQPSEVTDEQRAAITDALAKAGQGGVTVEARGEALSNAADIGGASEGIGVLVALIVLALSYGSLIAAGMNLLTAIIGVGIGVAGITTLSGFVQLQSTTPILAVMLGLAVGIDYALFIVTRFRHELRAGKDVESAAAYAVGTAGSAVVTAGLTVVIALAGLSVVGIPFLTEMGLAASATIVVAVLVAITLVPAILGFIGRKALPRKLRDAAPTGETVAEGRGFIRGWAHMVTHQRVISLVLAVLALAVIALPFVKMQTTLAQRSPEGSTQAKADAIIDQRFGPGVSAPLLILVDGPDAVSYAATVQKQIAALPDVALAQPPRPDQKQTAALITVIPASGAEDQKTVDLVHSIRDTVADGDGATVYVTGQTAISIDVSQKLNDALPVYLALVVGLAFVLLVLVFRSLLVPVVGVLGFLLTIGAAFGATVAVFQWGWLADLVNAGSTGPIISLAPIIIVGILFGLAMDYQVFLVSRMHEAHAHGAAPRDAIVTGFRQAAPVVVAAATIMFAVFAAFVPEGNDTVKPIAFALAVGIAFDAFVVRMIAVPAAMALLGRSAWWLPRWLRWLPELDVEGAALERKAAAARRADTQPASV
- a CDS encoding carbohydrate ABC transporter permease, whose translation is MTLTATRPSTTAPPVSRKPASSRRARVPYAFLAPGLVLFTLFLAAPIVYAGYLSLRKVKVSGLGLGSKSRTEVWAGLSNYARSMTDPDWLPSVYRILGYGLVVVPVMLGLALLMALLLDAGRTRPAISGFARLSIFLPYAVPAVVASLLWGFLYLPKVSPFGYALDRFGISAPELLSSSWVLYAVANVAIWGGTGFNMIVIYTALKAVPTSLYESARIDGASELSIAWRIKIPIVMPSLIMTFVFSMIATLQVFAEPMTLKPLSNTISFTWTPLMKVYRDAFVRNDVYSAAATSVVIAVATFILSFGFLKLVGRRAFHQEES